The Denticeps clupeoides chromosome 5, fDenClu1.1, whole genome shotgun sequence genome includes a region encoding these proteins:
- the agpat3 gene encoding 1-acyl-sn-glycerol-3-phosphate acyltransferase gamma, producing MGLLAYLKSQFILQLLVGFVFVVSGLIINFIQLCTCVLWPVNKQLYRRINCRLSYSLWSQLVMLLEWWSGTECTLYTDQATVDQFGKEHVIIILNHNFEIDFLCGWTMCERFGVLGSSKVLAKQELKKVPLIGWTWYFLEIVFCKRKWEEDRDMVFAGLERLKDYPEFMWFLLYCEGTRFTEKKHQISMQVAEGKGLPKLKYHLLPRTKGFTTTMQCLKGTVTAVYDVTLNFKDKKIPTLLGIVNGTKYKADMSVRRFSVKDIPDDEKACADWLHKLYQEKDALQEHYEKEGCFPGPTVKPRRRPWTLLNFLFWATLLLSPLIKFACGVFVSGSPLLIIGFMLFLIIASVAVRRLIGVTEVKKTGSSYGNQEAKKEN from the exons ATGGGTCTGCTCGCGTACCTGAAGAGCCAGTTCATCCTGCAGCTGCTCGTCGgctttgtgtttgttgtgaGCGGCCTGATCATCAACTTCATCCAACTCTGCACCTGTGTCCTTTGGCCCGTAAACAAGCAGCTTTACCGCCGGATCAACTGCAGACTGTCCTACTCTCTGTGGAGTC AACTGGTAATGCTGTTGGAATGGTGGTCCGGCACAGAATGCACACTCTATACTGACCAGGCCACGGTGGACCAATTCGGCAAGGAGCatgtcatcatcatcctcaacCACAACTTTGAAATTGACTTCCTCTGTGGATGGACCATGTGTGAACGCTTTGGAGTTCTTGGG AGCTCCAAAGTTCTAGCCAAACAAGAACTGAAAAAGGTGCCCCTGATTGGCTGGACCTGGTATTTCCTAGAGATCGTCTTCTGTAAGAGGAAGTGGGAAGAAGACCGGGACATGGTGTTTGCAGGGCTGGAGAGACTAAAAGATTACCCTGAGTTTATGTGG TTCCTCCTGTACTGCGAGGGCACGCGCTTCACAGAGAAGAAACACCAGATCAGCATGCAGGTAGCTGAGGGCAAAGGGCTGCCAAAACTCAAATATCATCTGCTGCCCCGAACCAAGGGCTTCACCACTACAATGCAGTGTCTGAAGGGGACGG TCACTGCTGTTTATGATGTCACACTGAACTTCAAAGACAAGAAGATTCCAACTCTGCTGGGGATTGTTAATGGAACCAAGTATAAAGCAGACATGTCTGTAAG GAGATTTTCTGTAAAAGACATCCCGGATGATGAGAAGGCTTGTGCTGACTGGCTTCACAAGCTTTATCAGGAGAAG GATGCGCTACAGGAGCACTATGAGAAAGAAGGCTGTTTTCCCGGCCCCACTGTGAAGCCCCGACGGCGACCCTGGACTCTGCTCAACTTCCTGTTCTGGGCTACGCTGCTGCTCTCCCCCCTCATCAAGTTTGCCTGCGGTGTCTTCGTCAGCGGCTCCCCCCTACTCATCATTGGCTTCATGCTCTTCCTTATAATTG cTTCGGTGGCGGTACGTCGACTCATTGGCGTGACGGAGGTGAAGAAAACTGGTTCTAGTTATGGGAATCAGGAGGCCAAGAAGGAgaattag